TGGGGTGGGGCATTGTATTGTCGCATAAAAGGATTCAAGGAATTCGCCGAATAGTGAACAGGCTAATTAATGTTTGCGTGCATACGCCCAAAAATCATGGTTACTTTTCAGTTTGTGGTTGAGCTAAAGTTAGGTTTAAATTTATGCTTAAATTTATGAACAGTAATATTACAGCTTTTTATGAGTCGAAGTAAACAAACAGGTTCAGCGATTTTATTAGGTGTTAGCCCAATGGTGCTTAAGTCGTTAAATAAGTGAATTAATGAGGCAGCTCTAAAATATGATTATATCATGTGCTTCCACTTGGGGACCTGTGTTGCTCTcttaattgtttaaatttaactcAAGTCTTACCTACCTTCGAGTACCCAGTAATTGCATTAGGTTTATTGCttttaaaagcaataaaataattaaactcAACCACCCCCTTGGGCGAGCATATCGATTTGCGATAATCGCCTTGAACAAGCCGAATGGACAGCGAAAAGTATATAAATCTTGGAATCTTGGATTTACGCGACGCTTTTCTGGTATCAAGGAAACACTAATAAATAGCCCCACTTCAGATTAGATTCAACTAAACTTGATCAATAGCTATTTGCGCACACACTTAGTCGCACGACCGTCCTCGCAGCCAAAAGTTCAGCCAGAAATGCTGGCCAAAGTGCTAACTATCTTGGCCATCGTGGCTTCAGCAGGAGCTGCTGACGACTTTGATCCTTTCATAGATATACCCTTCAAACGGCTCAAGACTTCGGTGGGTTACTGAATCACTGAATTGGACCATCTAACTAAGTTTTAAAGATATTTGTGCCCAGTTACGTAACTTGATGTTACTATCAATTTGAAGTCAAACACATAAAGCATGGAGTTTCTTGATGAGAAGTGCATAGTGAAATTTAAAGCTATGCTTAAATTGCACACCCATTTGGAGCGGCGATTCAAGTTGCATTTTCATTGCAGGCGGAGCGCATTGCGGAGCACGGCTACCCGGCCGAATCGCATTTTGTTGAGACCCCGGACGGCTATGTGCTGAATGTGTTCCGCATTCCCCACTCCCCCAAGCTGAATAGCAATGGCAACGAGGGGGAGTCGGAGGCATCGCGCCCGGTGGTCCTCATCATGCACGGGCTGTTCAGCTGCTCGGATTGCTTCCTGCTCAATGGGCCGGAGGATGCGCTGCCGTACAACTACGCAGATGCCGGCTACGATGTCTGGCTAGGCAACGCCCGTGGCAACATCTATTCGAGAAACAACACCCGGCTGAACGTGAAGCATCCGTACTTCTGGAAGTTTAGCTGGCACGAGATTGGCTCCATCGATTTGCCCGCCACGATTGACTACATCCTGGCTGAGACGGGTCAACAGTCGCTGCACTACGTCGGCCATTCCCAGGGATGCACTTCCTTCTTCGTGATGGGTTCCTACCGGCCGGAGTACAATGCCAAGATCAAGACGGCGCACATGCTCGCACCGCCCGTCTACATGGGCAACTCCACAGAGGGACTCATTGTGAGCACAGCTCCGCTGTTTGGTCACCATGGCATTGGCTCCACGCTGCTGGAAAACCAGGTTTTGCTGCCCCAGAACGCGTTCATCCAGCGAGTACTGGACACCACATGCAGCAATCAGCCGATCATGCTCAGCTACTGCAAAACCTTGGCCATCCTCTGGGGAGGTCCCGAAATCGGCAACCTTAACCAGGTGAGTGATGGAGTTACCATGGAGTGAACTTTATATGAATCCAACTAATTGCAGACTCTGCTCCCGCAAATTGCCGAAACCCATCCCGCTGGAGTCTCCTCAAACCAGGCCATTCACTACATTCAGTCCTACGCCTCCAACGATTTCCGTTTGTACGATTGGGGCAGCAAGAGAAACCTGGAATACTACGGCGTGTCAGAGCCTCCGGCATATGATCTCACCAAGATCACCTCCGAGCTGTACTTATACTATGGCTTGGCTGATGGATCGGCCAATAAGCAGGACATCTCCCGTCTGCCCGATCTTCTGCCCAATTTGGCACTGCTTCACGAGGTGCCCGATTCCACATGGGGTCACTTGGACTTTATCTTCGCCACGGAGGTCAAGAGAGTGATTAACGATTTGGTTTTGGATTACAGTAAAGCCTACGATGCGCGAGAAACTAACAATGAGATTTGAGATGATAAGATTTTGagcaaaataaatgttttttccaaattaaGGATTCCACTGTAAGTTAGTAAACTTGTGAGACACTTTTGGCCAGAATGACAAATGTGCAGAGCTAATTACCAGTTAACAAGTGTCTGCTGGTCTGGTTGTCTCGATTTTATCACCCGTCTGGCTGCTTCTCTTAACTTGGCCGTGGTCACGCCCCTGCGATGTACAACTTTTTCCCACCGGTTTGTTGACAAACATTATCGCTGGCTGGATATCGTGGCTAGCTGGCTTCATCTTCACTTACGTAACCCTTTCCGACTCCTCCCCAAATGGCCGTAATTAGCACTGAGGTCTCCGCGAGTTGGTCTGCAAATATGCTTATAATGATGATTTATGTGGTTAAGTGGGCGTTTATGACTCGGTTGGAAGGGCGAAAAATgcattgataaaaatagataaaaaaaTGCACTTCGGAATTGTTGGGAATTTGATACATATCTTATATAAGAAATGGTAAATTCTTATGGAAGTTGTCATATACTTAATACATTTGAGTAAAGTCTTATTTTTAACCTTTATTTATCGCACTTATAATGCGTCTAACTTATTCTAATCAATGAGTTAACACTTTAATCCCTAATCTTGTGCAACTTTTTTATGACTCgcatataaaacatttatcaAATAGCTGAAATTTCCTATCGCTGTTGTTATCAGCCTGTTAACTGGTTGGATTTAAGTCCAAACGCGCTTAGCTGGTGAACAACCTGGATAATTAAGTGACTCTAGTTAATGCCCGTTCAGTGCTCACTCAGCAGTGCTTCGCACTTCGCCAGGCTTCACTGTACCCCCTAGCCCGGCGACCGTTTACCATTAAAGTCAGCTCGCTGGCAATTAAACCGCATGCCTTTATTAATCACAAACCGCTGATGTGGAAGAGGATAATGCCGGTGACAAGGCTCAAGTGCGTCGAGTGAATTCGCGAAAAAGTTTACGGCGCAAGGAAATGGCAGATCATCAAAGGCAACGGGCAAAGGGGAGTGAAATTAATAAAGTGTAAAAGGATTTTTATCGTGacgtggggggggggggggggggggtggtgttGGTGAAGAGATAAGGCCAGACATCTGGGTGGGTTATAAATCTGGCGGGTTGGCCCGCTCAAAACCTGACCCTATAAtcctttattttcgttttcaatttgcttgaaaaggcaaacagaaagTGTTAAAAGTATTTCTCATGCGGAAAATCCACAGTGACTGGCCAAGCGCTGACAAACTTTTCCCACTTTCCACACTTTTCCCCACTTCACCCCACTTTTCCACCCTTTACCTCTCCTGTCTTCTCCTAAGTGGCTGCGACACTTCTGTATgcataatttaaacaaaagtcgcCAAAAAACTAGGGGGAGACCAAGAGCTGGAAAAACAAGCAGCGGCAACAGaaagttgcaattgcaaaaattgaaaattttccgCATAAAAATATGCCCCGACAAGGAAGCAAAGGAAAAATCGCAGAAAATAGCAAGAAATCTTACTCCCAGCCAAGATGTCGACAAAGTATCGTGCATGTTGTTggcaaaatgtttattgtcGAAAAGTTAAGCAGAATGCAGATTGCCACAGAAGAAATGTAAGGTCGCAGAAGGTGCAGAACCTCTTAGTTTATATAGTTATTAGAGCTCTAATAATCTAGCAATGTTGTGTCAACACTTGCCTTTGAATTATAAATTTACTttacttaaattttttctttacgcaaacaaaacacttttaCTTGAACATAAGTcttctttatttattagtctaatggaatttccatttcgttgCTGAAAAGAGTTTCTTGTTTGTGCCAAAAAGTTTCTGGTTTGAAAGTAATTAAATCCGCATTTACTTAATCAAAAACAATGCACAAATTATGAGCaaccttttttaatttatggaAGACAATGCTTCCAAGAATGTTTACAATATCAGAGGTCGAATATTTATGgaaagtaattaaatataatactaTTTGCATGTACGTTTTTAAGGTCCAGGATGGTAACggtatttttcaaatttaagcGTGATTACCGTTCCACATGCAGTATTTTCAACGTTCTCTTAAATACTGAAAGCTTTCGGTCAGCTTTCCACCATCTAATTGTTTCAGTGGTCTGGTCACACTGCTGGGCGACCGAAACGAAACGAGTAAAAATTCCGATAATTacaattaatataaaataaaaacgcgGAACATAACGAACAAAAATGGAGGTGGAAAGCCCGGAACACACGCGCGACTTCGCCGAGGTAGACATCAATAACGGTGCGGCCACAGGATCGGaagacgaggaggaggaggtgccAGCGCCCGGCAGCGTAACTCTGGATCGCAACGAAAGTGATCTCTTCGTGTCGGCCTTGAGTCCCAGCAGCATCGGGGATATACACGTAAGTTGGGGCACGAAACACGGGAGCAGCCCGCATCGACAGCCCCCAGTAATTGAGCTCCCGTTTTGGGGCGTCGTCGGTCGTTTTATCAGCGCTCgctttgtttggttttgtggCTACGTCACGAGTGCCGCCCACCAGCAAAGCTTGTTGCTCCATAGAAACACAATGAATTTGCGTCTTAATGCATTCCCCAATCCTCTGCAGCCGCTGCAGGAAGTGCTCACCGACGACGGCGACTACTTCATCAGCATCGTGGTCTCGGATCCGCAGAAAATCGGCGATGGCATGGGCTCCTATTTGGCCTACAAGTGAGTCACCCAGTTCCTTATCATAGAAAACATAATGCATTACAACAAAATTCTTATCGCCTCCGCCAGGGTAACGACCAAAACGAACATTCCCAAATTCAAGCGTAGCGAGTTCAGTACTCTGCGCCGCTTCAGCGATTTCCTTGGCATCCATGATCTGCTTGTGGGCAAGTACATGCGGCTGGGCCGCATCATACCGCCGGCGCCCTCCAAGAACATCATAGGCAGCACCAAGGTGAAGATTAGCCCGCAGCAAAGCGAACCGGGCACGCCCATGACCCAGGAATGGGTGGAGATCCGCCGGGCGGCCCTCGAGCGATTCGTCCACCGTACCGCCCAGCATCCGGTGCTGCGCGTCGATCTGGATTTCATGAACTTCCTGGAGAGCGACCAGGAGCTGCCGCGTTCAGTGAATACCTCTGCGCTCAGTGGAGCCGGCGTCATCCGCCTGTTTAACAAAGTTGGCGAAACTGTGAACAAGATTACCTACAAAATGGACGAGAACGATCCGTGGTTCGACGACAAGATCACCGAGGTGGAGAGCCTGGACGCCAATCTGCAGAAGCTGCACAATGCCATGAAATCGCTGGTCACGTCGCGTCGTGAGCTGTCGCTGCTCACCGGCTTGGTGGCCAAGTCGGCGGCCATGCTGAGCACTTGCGAGGAGCACACAGGCCTCTCCAGAGCGCTGTCCAACCTGGCGGACGTGGAGGAGAAGATAGAGCTACTGCGCTCCGAGCAGGCCAATTCGGACTTCTTCATTCTGGCCGAGTTTATCAAGGATTACCTGGGCCTGTTTGGCGCCATCAAGTGCATTTTTCATGAGCGCGTCAAGGCTTTCCAGAACTGGCAGTACGCACAAATGCAGTTGTCCAAGCGGCGTGAGAACCGTGGACGCTTCGAGCTAGCCAATAGGGCGGACAAGCTGGATCAGGCCCAGCAGGAAGTGGACGAGGTGAGTGGGGCAAGTAATTTACGATTTTCCCAATGAGTcattttttgaattttgcaGTGGCAGGGAAAGGTTCAGCGCTGTCAGCAGCAGTTCGACGACATTTCGGCGGAAATTAAGCGTGAGATGGAGCGTTTCGAATTGACCAGAGTTAAAGACTTTAAAGTAAACATTATCAAGTATATAGAAGACCAAATGGCGCATCA
The sequence above is a segment of the Drosophila melanogaster chromosome 2L genome. Coding sequences within it:
- the CG2772 gene encoding uncharacterized protein, encoding MLAKVLTILAIVASAGAADDFDPFIDIPFKRLKTSAERIAEHGYPAESHFVETPDGYVLNVFRIPHSPKLNSNGNEGESEASRPVVLIMHGLFSCSDCFLLNGPEDALPYNYADAGYDVWLGNARGNIYSRNNTRLNVKHPYFWKFSWHEIGSIDLPATIDYILAETGQQSLHYVGHSQGCTSFFVMGSYRPEYNAKIKTAHMLAPPVYMGNSTEGLIVSTAPLFGHHGIGSTLLENQVLLPQNAFIQRVLDTTCSNQPIMLSYCKTLAILWGGPEIGNLNQTLLPQIAETHPAGVSSNQAIHYIQSYASNDFRLYDWGSKRNLEYYGVSEPPAYDLTKITSELYLYYGLADGSANKQDISRLPDLLPNLALLHEVPDSTWGHLDFIFATEVKRVINDLVLDYSKAYDARETNNEI
- the Snx1 gene encoding sorting nexin 1, isoform B — encoded protein: MEVESPEHTRDFAEVDINNGAATGSEDEEEEVPAPGSVTLDRNESDLFVSALSPSSIGDIHPLQEVLTDDGDYFISIVVSDPQKIGDGMGSYLAYKVTTKTNIPKFKRSEFSTLRRFSDFLGIHDLLVGKYMRLGRIIPPAPSKNIIGSTKVKISPQQSEPGTPMTQEWVEIRRAALERFVHRTAQHPVLRVDLDFMNFLESDQELPRSVNTSALSGAGVIRLFNKVGETVNKITYKMDENDPWFDDKITEVESLDANLQKLHNAMKSLVTSRRELSLLTGLVAKSAAMLSTCEEHTGLSRALSNLADVEEKIELLRSEQANSDFFILAEFIKDYLGLFGAIKCIFHERVKAFQNWQYAQMQLSKRRENRGRFELANRADKLDQAQQEVDEGKVQRCQQQFDDISAEIKREMERFELTRVKDFKVNIIKYIEDQMAHQQQIVSYWEAFAPFAREIV
- the Snx1 gene encoding sorting nexin 1, isoform A, whose translation is MEVESPEHTRDFAEVDINNGAATGSEDEEEEVPAPGSVTLDRNESDLFVSALSPSSIGDIHPLQEVLTDDGDYFISIVVSDPQKIGDGMGSYLAYKVTTKTNIPKFKRSEFSTLRRFSDFLGIHDLLVGKYMRLGRIIPPAPSKNIIGSTKVKISPQQSEPGTPMTQEWVEIRRAALERFVHRTAQHPVLRVDLDFMNFLESDQELPRSVNTSALSGAGVIRLFNKVGETVNKITYKMDENDPWFDDKITEVESLDANLQKLHNAMKSLVTSRRELSLLTGLVAKSAAMLSTCEEHTGLSRALSNLADVEEKIELLRSEQANSDFFILAEFIKDYLGLFGAIKCIFHERVKAFQNWQYAQMQLSKRRENRGRFELANRADKLDQAQQEVDEWQGKVQRCQQQFDDISAEIKREMERFELTRVKDFKVNIIKYIEDQMAHQQQIVSYWEAFAPFAREIV